TCAATTTCCACCAAGAATCAAGTTGAGAAGAGAGTCGGAAAGATTTCCCTTCCTCTTCTTCTCCTTTATTCTAGTACTTTGCAGATCACACGTTTGCAATGCAGTTGACACAATAACCACCATTGAACCACTCCGAGATGGTGAAACCATCACTTCCTCAGGTGGAAATTTTGAACTGGGATTTTTCAGCCCAGGCAATTCCAGCAGCCGATACGTAGGTATATGGTATAACAACATATCTTCCACAACCGTGGTATGGGTTGCCAACAGAGGGGCTCCACTTACCAATGCATCAGGTATCTTGAAGGTTGCTAAGTCCGGACAGTTGATTCTTTTAGATTATGCTAATAACATCATCTGGTCTACAAATTTGTCCAGACCTGTGCAGAATCCGTTTGCTCAGCTTTTAGATTCTGGGAATTTTATCCTGAAAGATTCGGACGATGAAAATTCGGATAATTTTCTCTGGCAGAGTTTCGATCATCCAACTGATACGCTTTTACCTGGCATGAAGCTTGGTTGGAACTTGGAAACCGGCCAGGAGTTCTATCTGACATCTTGGAAGAACGAGAATGATCCAGCACCTGGCGAGTTTACATATCGCACAGATATTACTGGATATGCGGAACACGTGCTGAGAAAGGGCCCTATTGTGATAAGTCGAGGATTACCTTGGACTGGCATTGAAACTGTGGATTATAGTGGGGCTCCAAATACTGGGAAAAATCCTGTATACTCGTTTGCTCTAGTTTATAACCAGAGAGAGTTGTATTTCAGCTATCAACTCCTGAATTCTTTTGCTTCAAGGTTTGTATTAAATCAAAGTGGTGTTGCACAGAATTGGTTATTGTTCGATGATGAAAGAGAAGGTTGGGTCCTTCACTTTAATATACCAAATAATACCTGTGATTCTTATGGACTGTGCGGACCATATGGTGCTTGCAATATTGCAAATGATCCAATATGTGGATGTTTGGAAGGATTTCAACCAAAATATCCTCATCGATGGGTTAAGAAAGATTGGTCAGGTGGGTGTATCAGGAGGACGCCCCTGAATTGCGAGAACGGAGATGAAAACGGTTTCTTGAAGTATTCTGTTTTTACGTTTCCAGAAACAAAAAATACCTGGTACAGTGGAGATACGGCTCTTGAAGATTGCAAGACTCTCTGCTTGAAGAATTGCTCTTGTACGGCTTATGCAAATCCAGATGCACGTGATGGAGGAAGCGGCTGCTTGCTTTGGTTTGAACAGCTCATTGACATCAGAGAGAATTCTCAAGGGCAAGATGTCTACATTAGGCTGGCTTCAACTGAATTAGGTGATGCTTTTGATTAAGAAAGTAATAAAAGTCAATTCATACTTTTTGAAAACCAAAAGTTAACAGAAGTAATACAATAGAATAAGATGTACCGCTAGATGTCTAGATGAGGGTCATCGACAACATGTTCAGAGTATAGTTCTATGACTTCTATCTACAAGAAAGTAGGCTAATTTGGACAAAGAACAAAATTATGAATATTATAGAAATAGGCAAGGAAAGTGGCAGCAGTTGTCAGCCTATAGGCTTTAGAAGGAATATCTGTGCTTGTTTACTTTTGAGAATATCCTGCAAAtacaattttcatttttttcttctggCTTTTGGCAGTATCTCGCAACGGCTTTAGCTGGAGGACAAGAGTAACACGTATAGTTGGTGTATCACTATCGAGCGGAGTGCTTCTTTTAGGCCTGAGCCTTACACTATATCGCAAACGGAAGAAGTATTTGAAGCAGAAAAAAGAAGGTAAGCAGATTGATATATTGTGTCAACTAAAAGTGAACTGATACCATCCTTATAAAGGTTCCTCAAATAAACAATTCACTGTTCATCTGCAGGAAGGAAGTTAGAGGATTACGAGGATGAAGAACTGGTGCTCTTTGATTTAGACACGCTAATTCAAGCTACTAGTAACTTTTCACCCAGTAATAAGCTTGGAGAGGGTGGATTTGGGCCGGTCTACAAGGTAACTATATAATGCAATCTTGGGATCTTCGTCCTTCAATTAATACCAAGTTCTTACCAACATCAGATGGAAGACCATGAATCTTGACTAGCTTCTTTAACTATATGTAGATCGCTTCGTCTGCATGCTAATATCTGTCAAATTTG
Above is a genomic segment from Coffea eugenioides isolate CCC68of chromosome 5, Ceug_1.0, whole genome shotgun sequence containing:
- the LOC113771939 gene encoding G-type lectin S-receptor-like serine/threonine-protein kinase At4g27290, whose translation is MSHKQKGYVMFFQFPPRIKLRRESERFPFLFFSFILVLCRSHVCNAVDTITTIEPLRDGETITSSGGNFELGFFSPGNSSSRYVGIWYNNISSTTVVWVANRGAPLTNASGILKVAKSGQLILLDYANNIIWSTNLSRPVQNPFAQLLDSGNFILKDSDDENSDNFLWQSFDHPTDTLLPGMKLGWNLETGQEFYLTSWKNENDPAPGEFTYRTDITGYAEHVLRKGPIVISRGLPWTGIETVDYSGAPNTGKNPVYSFALVYNQRELYFSYQLLNSFASRFVLNQSGVAQNWLLFDDEREGWVLHFNIPNNTCDSYGLCGPYGACNIANDPICGCLEGFQPKYPHRWVKKDWSGGCIRRTPLNCENGDENGFLKYSVFTFPETKNTWYSGDTALEDCKTLCLKNCSCTAYANPDARDGGSGCLLWFEQLIDIRENSQGQDVYIRLASTELVSRNGFSWRTRVTRIVGVSLSSGVLLLGLSLTLYRKRKKKLEDYEDEELVLFDLDTLIQATSNFSPSNKLGEGGFGPVYKGVLEDGQEIAVKRLSKTSTQGLDEFKNEVIYITKLQHRNLVKMLGCCIQGEEKMLIYEFMHNRSLDSFIFDPARSRLLDWPQRFNIINGIARGLLYLHEDSRLRIIHRDLKASNILLDDTMNPKISDFGTARSFIGNETGARTDRVAGTYGYMSPEYAMQGRFSVKSDVFSFGVTILEIVSGQKNNAFVHPGHHHSLLGHAWKLYKEGRSLELVDESLGNYSTGLTDVLRSIHVGLLCVQQYPEDRPNMSAVVMMLGNEGALPQAHQPGFFAERNESCSAACVASSQNDMTITILEPR